Proteins encoded together in one Amphiprion ocellaris isolate individual 3 ecotype Okinawa chromosome 14, ASM2253959v1, whole genome shotgun sequence window:
- the eral1 gene encoding GTPase Era, mitochondrial produces MALRLFGRCLRDAAILSRPLVVSGPQESASWLLTAGNAACSRGRRNGFIFTPACFITSEAFLNRLMKGKAAEADGNIYRLPASVPPDSGEQLSLLLRHPDQPDNAKVLKVAIIGAPNAGKSTLTNQLLGKKVFAVSKKVHTTRSRALGVLTKNDTQIILLDTPGLTTPSKVKRHQLEKSLLVDPWSTVKEADLMVIMVDVADRWMCSRLDFEVLKCLAEHPHIPAILVLNKVDLVKAKDRMLDITAQLTCGVVNGHRMRVRPVIKPPWAEKRPEKDSELSLDEDNTIHEDSNKPNSTLSKEQLNVLRSQQGWPHFKDVFMLSSVDREDVETLKSYFMVAAKPGSWQYHSEVLTDQSPEDICTNTIREKLLEYLPQEVPYSITQSIELWQDREDDQLDISVKLYTKKETHMKMVIGTGGQMVARIAQETSEDLSKVYLREVKLKLSVKLRK; encoded by the exons ATGGCTCTGCGGCTTTTTGGACGTTGCCTCAGAGACGCCGCCATCTTGTCCAGGCCGCTCGTCGTCTCTGGTCCACAGGAGTCTGCGTCATGGCTCCTCACTGCAG GAAATGCTGCCTGCAGCCGAGGAAGGAGGAACGGATTTATCTTCACTCCTGCTTGTTTTATTACATCAGAGGCATTTCTCAACAGACTGATGAAAGGCAAAGCAGCAGAGGCAGACGGCAACATTTATCGCCTTCCAGCCTCAGTTCCGCCAGATAGCG gTGAACAGTTATCATTGTTACTGAGACATCCAGATCAGCCTGATAACGCCAAGGTTTTGAAAGTGGCTATAATAGGTGCTCCAAATGCTGGGAAATCCACGCTGACCAACCAGCTCCTTGGCAAAAAG GTGTTTGCTGTATCCAAGAAAGTACACACCACCCGCTCACGAGCACTCGGTGTCCTAACAAAGAATGATACACAAATA attttactGGACACTCCTGGTCTCACCACCCCATCAAAGGTCAAAAG ACACCAGCTGGAGAAGTCTTTGCTTGTAGATCCTTGGAGCACCGTTAAAGAAGCCGACCTAA TGGTAATCATGGTGGATGTGGCAGACAGATGGATGTGCAGCAGGCTTGATTTCGAGGTGCTGAAATGTCTGGCCGAGCACCCGCATATCCCAGCAATCCTCGTCCTCAATAAG GTGGACCTGGTGAAGGCTAAGGACAGGATGCTGGACATCACAGCACAGCTGACATGTGGAGTGGTGAACGGACATAGAATGCGGGTCAGGCCAGTAATCAAGCCTCCGTGGGCTGAAAAGAGGCCAGAGAAGGATTCAGAGTTATCGCTTGATGAAGACAACACAATACACGAGGACAGCAACAAGCCAAACTCTACACtgagcaaagagcagctgaatgtGCTGAGGAGCCAGCAGGGCTGGCCTCACTTCAAAGACGTCTTCATGCTGTCCTCTGTGGATAGAGAGGACGTGGAGACGCTGAAG AGCTACTTTATGGTTGCAGCTAAACCAGGATCGTGGCAGTACCACAGTGAAGTCCTGACTGATCAGAGTCCTGAAGACATCTGCACCAACACCATCCGAGAGAAGCTTCTGGAGTATCTGCCCCAGGAAGTGCCCTATTCAATAACGCAG TCTATTGAACTCTGGCAAGATAGAGAAGATGATCAGCTTGATATTTCTGTGAAACTTTACACCAAGAAAGAAACTCACATG AAGATGGTGATCGGCACAGGCGGCCAGATGGTGGCACGAATTGCCCAAGAGACGAGTGAAGACCTGAGTAAAGTCTACCTGAGGGAAGTAAAGCTGAAGCTCTCAGTCAAGCTGAGAAAGTGA